Part of the Panicum virgatum strain AP13 chromosome 4N, P.virgatum_v5, whole genome shotgun sequence genome is shown below.
ATGTCCatggcatgattttttttctcgaacatgtTTTTGGGTTTatgggattaggctaaggttTTTACTTATTTATAAAATCTTTTTATGAAATGATCATGCTAGCAATAATGATTATGCACAGGGAATTATGTATCCATTTAATCCCTGTGCATGATAGAGTGCAGTTAAGTTGGCTCATCTCCACGTGATTTTAACCATTGCATTTtaagttgttttatttttttaaaaaaattgtcaGACaaattactgtagtattacgGAACAAGTCTGCTTTTGTTCTTCACGCAATCCGTAGCGCCCTCATAGATCTACAATTTTATCAAACGTATCATTGGAACTCAACTAGCTCAAAACGATTGTGTTTTCATTGCCAGAAAGGTACAAACATTATGTGAGCGAAATGTACAGGCCAAGAAATGAAGAAAGACAAAGCTTTGTTTCTACACTGCAAATACAACAATTTCGCTGCACCATCTAACTCCAATCTCTACATGACCTATAAAAACATTCTAGCACTGAAAAAATCTCCTGGGTAAGGGGATGCGAGGTATCCCCTGAGATGAAGACATGCACCTTGTCGTGAAGATCAATCCAACTGTACCCTGGATGCTTGTGAATGCCTAGCCGTTCCATGTCTTCTCTAACCACAGATGCACTTCCCCACCTCCCCTCATGAGCATGTAAGTTATGCATCAAAACATATGGAGCCGAACTCTCAGGATCAATCTCAGATAATGCCTTGGCAGCCATTTGAGCCAGCTTTTCATTCTTTTTAGCAGTACAGGCTCCCAGGAATGCTCCCCACACAGATCTGTCTGGAGCAATTGGCATGCTCTTGATCACCTCCAACGCGTCCTCAAGCTGGCCGTGCCGTCCTATGAGATTGACAAGAGCAGCATAGTGCTCAACCTTAGCAGCAAGGCCGTACTCATGAACCATGGTGCGAAAAACCACACGTCCTTCGGAGACAAGGCCAGCATTTCCACATGCACTCAGGAGAGAAATAAAAGTTATGTGACTTGGCACAACCTTGGCACTCCTCATCTCCTCAAACAGCTGCAAGGCTTCTGTAGCATGACCGTGATGCTCATAACCTCCTATCAGCGCATTCCATGAAACTAAATCCTTTTGCGTACACATCTGGTTGAAGATGGCTTTTGCATTTGTTAATTCACCACATCTGGAGTACATTGTTACAAGTGCATTGCTGGTTGCGGTATCTGGCAGAAATGACTTCTCAATAAGTTGGTGGAGCTGAGCCCCAAGGCGCAACATAGCAAGTGAGGCACATGCAGCTAGGACTGAAGAGAAAGTGTGACGATCAGGCCTCTCACAAACTTCTAGCATCCTTTGAAATAGCTTGATTGTACCGTCATAATCCTCATTTTGCTCATAACCTGATATCATTGTATTCCATGTGATGGTGCTACGCTCTGGCATCGCATTGAAGAATCCCCGAGCATGTTCCACATCACCTTTTTGCGTAAACCCTCGTATCATCAAATTCCAGGTCACTGCATCAGGCTCAGGCACTTCCCAGAACAGCTTCTCTGCCTCCTCCATGTCAGAGGATTGAGTGTACCCAGCAATCATAGTGTTCCATGACACCAAGTCCTTATCTGGCATCTCATCAAACAGTGCTCTAGCAGAGTGAACATCTCCAGTTCTGATATAGCACATCATCATCGAGTTCCATGACACAATATTCCTCTCAAACACCCTCCTCTTATGCCCCTTGTGCTGGCTCTGTGTTTTAGGAATCGTATCAAACAACCTTCTTGCATCAGTTACCCTTCCAGCTTGTCCATAAGCAGCAATCAAGGTGTTGTAAGCATTAACAGCCTTGTCCATGTCCATCGCCCTTAGGCGCTTTGTCAACAGTTCATCAGCCTCGTGCAACCAACCATTCCTGGCAAAACCAGAGACCATAGCAGACAGTGACGCGGAGTCCTTGACAGGCATTGCCTCAAACACGTTGAGCGCCTTCCTCACTTGGCCAACAGCAAAGAACCCAGTGACCATGGTGTTCCAAGAAGCCGTGTTCCTCCGCGGCATCTCATCGAACAGCCTCTGGGCTTCGTCCATGAGCCCACGGCGCGCGTACGCGCCGAGAAGCGTGTTCCATGTGACCGCATCGCGCTGGGGCATTTCGTCGAacaggcggcgcgcggcggcgaggtggtccGGGTGCGCGGAGCGCGCGTACGCGGCGAGGAGCGTGTTCCACGAGACGGCGTCTCGCACCGGCATGGCGTCGAAGAAGGAGCGCGCGGCGCGAACGTCGCGGTCGCGGGAGAGCGCCGCCAGGAACGAGTTCCAGGTGACCACGGAGCGGGCCGGGAGCGCGTCGAAGAGAcggcgggcggcagcgaagcggccgcggcggaggagagcCGCGAGCGAGCGGTTGTGCTGGCGGACGAGGCCGTCGGCGTGGTTGGTGGCAACGGCCGCGCCCGGGGCacccgcggcgccggcgtggtTGTGAGCGAGGGCCGCCGGGATCCGAGGCGGCCATCTTCGCATCACTGCATCAGGGATGGACGGCCCGCTGCTTGGCTTGGTATATGGTTTGGTTTGGGCTTTGGGCCCCGCCTGCTCTTTTCCTATGAGTTTTTTacagcgcttttttcttttttacatttttaaaaaataaaaatttcaaaaatatatgtctgttttgaaatatttcaaaaatacccccggccgtcccccatagggcgacaggccttaattgtattttttttcttcaaattcgcaacgatATCCCTATAAAAAAAGggggctgtcgccccccccaCGAGCGACAGGGGcttgtcgcccgttggggggagGGCCGACAGGGTCCCCTCCCCTATACACCCTGGCCGCCAtatgccgccattccctttgtcatttgagccaaaaaatcgagaaaaaaatagaggggtgaggagaagaaaaacggcgaagctctgccgaattgcgtacttgtgatctaccggtaacttccgtatgaatccattgatattgtataacaattaaatttaattagcggattagctgaattagatttggtgctttagaacactcgtttagtattacaatttcagtagtATCACgcgaaaaaatcgcaagaacttcccttatttcacgagcattatggaacccacaaacataataatttcacatcaatagtatgtatagaaacaaatgacaagtaaactagcaca
Proteins encoded:
- the LOC120670523 gene encoding pentatricopeptide repeat-containing protein At1g62260, mitochondrial-like, coding for MRRWPPRIPAALAHNHAGAAGAPGAAVATNHADGLVRQHNRSLAALLRRGRFAAARRLFDALPARSVVTWNSFLAALSRDRDVRAARSFFDAMPVRDAVSWNTLLAAYARSAHPDHLAAARRLFDEMPQRDAVTWNTLLGAYARRGLMDEAQRLFDEMPRRNTASWNTMVTGFFAVGQVRKALNVFEAMPVKDSASLSAMVSGFARNGWLHEADELLTKRLRAMDMDKAVNAYNTLIAAYGQAGRVTDARRLFDTIPKTQSQHKGHKRRVFERNIVSWNSMMMCYIRTGDVHSARALFDEMPDKDLVSWNTMIAGYTQSSDMEEAEKLFWEVPEPDAVTWNLMIRGFTQKGDVEHARGFFNAMPERSTITWNTMISGYEQNEDYDGTIKLFQRMLEVCERPDRHTFSSVLAACASLAMLRLGAQLHQLIEKSFLPDTATSNALVTMYSRCGELTNAKAIFNQMCTQKDLVSWNALIGGYEHHGHATEALQLFEEMRSAKVVPSHITFISLLSACGNAGLVSEGRVVFRTMVHEYGLAAKVEHYAALVNLIGRHGQLEDALEVIKSMPIAPDRSVWGAFLGACTAKKNEKLAQMAAKALSEIDPESSAPYVLMHNLHAHEGRWGSASVVREDMERLGIHKHPGYSWIDLHDKVHVFISGDTSHPLTQEIFSVLECFYRSCRDWS